One segment of Castanea sativa cultivar Marrone di Chiusa Pesio chromosome 3, ASM4071231v1 DNA contains the following:
- the LOC142628622 gene encoding uncharacterized protein LOC142628622 yields MEGTIQPHDDALVVTTQINGFLVKRVLIDQGNGAEVMYPDLYRGLGLKKDNLSKYDTPLMGFDGHMVIPEGHISLPVNMEGKEVIVTFIVVASFSSYTTILGRPWIHAMGAMPSTLHVKVKFCTKQGLAEPQEEAGTGCAKDLVRVKILLDDDKSFLI; encoded by the exons ATGGAAGGCACAATTCAACCACAcgatgatgctttggtggttacaACCCAGATAAATGGCTTCCTAGTAAAGAGGGTACTGATAGATCAGGGGAATGGTGCAGAGGTGATGTATCCCGACTTGTACAGGGGCCTTGGCTTGAAGAAGGACAACCTATCCAAGTATGATACGCCATTGATGGGGTTTGATGGCCATATGGTAATTCCAGAAGGACATATTTCACTTCCCGTGAATATGGAAGGTAAGGAAGTGATCGTAACGTTCATAGTGGTCGCTTCTTTCTCCTCGTACACTACGATCCTTGGAAGGCCATGGATTCATGCCATGGGGGCTATGCCGTCCACCCTGCATGTAAAGGTCAAGTTCTGCACTAAGCAGGGACTTGCC GAACCCCAAGAGGAAGCAGGGACCGGCTGTGCCAAGGACTTGGTGAGAGTGAAGATATTGCTAGATGACGACAAGAGTTTTCTGATTTAA